Proteins co-encoded in one Haloarcula pelagica genomic window:
- a CDS encoding DUF7097 family protein → MEKAPGGTSVGVDDPYDHVDRCDFVTDEGKCRWAREHGHHDPAFANARSAEDFRCPAAVGPDSERSGDAEWEWADCPHFRCRQHDRECVRCGLAERRMAHSEERPLLEEHHLSYRDATGADLDHEITVYLCRWCHAKVHQSWARIDDEAGPDPEALAEREGRRSKEQSELGFESAADRYGDDSDSYQS, encoded by the coding sequence ATGGAGAAGGCACCGGGCGGCACGAGTGTCGGTGTCGACGACCCCTACGACCACGTCGACCGCTGTGACTTCGTCACCGACGAGGGCAAGTGTCGGTGGGCGCGTGAACACGGTCACCACGACCCCGCGTTCGCGAACGCCCGCAGTGCCGAGGACTTTCGGTGTCCGGCCGCAGTGGGTCCCGACAGCGAGAGGTCCGGGGATGCCGAGTGGGAGTGGGCCGACTGTCCGCACTTCCGGTGTCGACAGCACGACCGCGAGTGTGTCCGCTGTGGACTGGCCGAGCGGCGGATGGCCCACTCCGAGGAGCGGCCGCTGCTGGAGGAACACCACCTCTCCTACAGGGACGCTACGGGGGCGGATCTCGACCACGAGATCACGGTCTACCTCTGCCGGTGGTGTCACGCGAAAGTCCACCAGTCTTGGGCGCGGATCGACGACGAAGCCGGGCCGGACCCCGAGGCGCTGGCCGAACGCGAGGGCCGCCGCTCGAAGGAGCAGTCGGAACTGGGCTTCGAGTCCGCGGCCGACCGGTACGGGGACGACAGCGACAGTTATCAATCGTGA
- a CDS encoding HAD family hydrolase gives MSYESVIFDNDGVLLTLTSMDTHQAGTRRAFERVGVVDPEPDHLEAMRIGVTPDRLDAVCRHYDLDPDRFWTARDGAISEAQRAAIRAGEKRPYGDIRALDRLDGPLGVVSSNQQATVDFAFDHFDLDRHFETVRARPPTVESIHRKKPRPYYIEQALADLGVTDALYVGDSESDIEAARRAGIDSAFVRRPHTVDTDLSVTPTYDVDGLETVVDLAD, from the coding sequence ATGAGCTACGAGTCGGTCATCTTCGACAACGACGGTGTCTTGCTGACGCTGACGAGCATGGACACCCACCAGGCGGGGACCCGGCGGGCCTTCGAGCGTGTCGGCGTCGTCGACCCCGAGCCCGACCACCTCGAAGCGATGCGGATCGGTGTCACGCCCGATCGGCTCGACGCGGTCTGTCGCCACTACGACCTCGATCCCGACCGGTTCTGGACGGCCCGCGACGGCGCGATCTCCGAGGCACAGCGCGCGGCGATCCGTGCGGGCGAGAAACGCCCCTACGGCGATATCAGGGCGCTGGACCGACTCGACGGGCCGCTGGGCGTGGTCTCCTCGAACCAGCAGGCGACCGTCGACTTCGCGTTCGATCACTTCGATCTGGACCGGCATTTCGAGACTGTCCGCGCTCGCCCGCCGACGGTCGAGAGCATCCATCGCAAGAAACCACGCCCCTACTACATCGAGCAGGCGCTGGCCGATCTCGGCGTGACCGACGCGCTGTACGTCGGCGACAGCGAGTCAGATATCGAGGCGGCCCGGCGGGCGGGCATCGACTCGGCGTTCGTCCGCCGGCCCCACACCGTCGACACCGACCTCTCGGTGACGCCCACGTACGATGTCGACGGACTGGAGACGGTCGTCGACCTCGCGGACTGA
- a CDS encoding bifunctional nuclease family protein — protein MEHEATVEGVGVGVDDEGTGTPVVLLRARGEIVPIFVSSDQAQSMQLAIDGEPFERPLTHDLLVEMVAEFGGAIDRVRIDDLADGTFYAKIDAEQYTEDRRRDVVFDARPSDSIAVALRVDCPIVVSDEVVDQAGRSPEQFEPEDDDPGF, from the coding sequence ATGGAACACGAGGCCACGGTCGAGGGCGTCGGTGTCGGCGTCGACGACGAGGGGACGGGGACGCCGGTCGTCCTCCTCCGTGCGCGTGGAGAGATCGTCCCGATCTTCGTCAGCTCCGACCAGGCGCAGTCGATGCAGCTGGCGATCGACGGCGAACCGTTCGAACGCCCGCTGACCCACGACCTGCTGGTCGAGATGGTCGCGGAGTTCGGCGGTGCGATCGATCGCGTCCGGATCGACGACCTGGCCGACGGGACCTTCTACGCGAAGATCGACGCCGAGCAGTACACCGAGGACCGCCGGCGTGACGTGGTGTTCGACGCCCGGCCCTCCGACAGCATCGCCGTCGCGTTGCGGGTCGACTGTCCGATCGTCGTCTCCGACGAGGTCGTCGACCAGGCGGGGCGATCGCCCGAGCAGTTCGAACCAGAGGACGACGACCCCGGCTTCTGA
- a CDS encoding DUF2070 family protein, whose translation MTATQGNLASLSRFIFRAPNWYSSLVFALCIAAITGVAAFDSRFVLDDAWQGVFFIGIPTAVAGAVTPWVDKQLGGQLTHNHASLLALVCEVITIAILTVAGAVVLLIPQLGQNFVFDALIVALASIFAFRILIMMAISRHSLLRAIVPASVQTVTAAVLLAIYSGTTAFILEDPMLQEVLARAEKAPPEIQGFIPADFVVLAVICAIYGLAVWLFLVAIDQPWRRSLGVSALDFLRGFVGHIAEGTRELEEFFEEIGEEAIVPVTVLSVRRPDGTEKARFVLPMIHPGPMGEIGGGNLPKRVATDAEGLAFPPHATAGHDFNLVTEREVDTILSAAEDAYEGIEYDTEATVGERLTEGEATLTGQSFGDDALIVTTYAPGCADDVDYAVGLSAMSEARTGAIEDVLLVDAHNCNDGLEGEDLGHVVPGSQRSFDMIQGAGRLGDVLGDSERGALRCGVAWDETPWEPEDGIGPLGIRVCVFEVGDHRTAYVLVDGNNMEPGLRDDVIDAIDGVDVVEVMTSDTHIVNTVEAENQVGQAIPETELSTLIADLVNRAIEDLEPVEAGMASERAAVTVFGNDRTETLASTANAMVSLGGALAAAFILAVMAVSILVFIAAGL comes from the coding sequence ATGACGGCGACACAGGGCAACCTGGCGAGTCTCTCCCGGTTCATCTTCCGGGCGCCCAACTGGTACTCCAGTCTCGTCTTCGCGCTGTGTATCGCTGCGATCACCGGCGTCGCCGCCTTCGACTCGCGGTTCGTGCTGGACGACGCCTGGCAGGGCGTGTTCTTCATCGGTATCCCGACCGCCGTCGCTGGCGCGGTGACACCGTGGGTCGACAAGCAACTCGGCGGCCAACTGACACACAACCACGCGTCGCTGCTGGCGCTCGTCTGTGAGGTCATCACCATCGCCATCCTCACCGTCGCCGGCGCGGTCGTCCTGCTGATCCCACAGTTGGGCCAGAACTTCGTCTTCGACGCACTCATCGTCGCGCTGGCCTCGATCTTCGCCTTCCGCATCTTGATCATGATGGCGATTTCCCGGCACTCGCTGCTCCGGGCGATCGTGCCGGCCAGCGTCCAGACGGTGACGGCGGCGGTCCTGCTGGCGATCTACAGCGGGACGACCGCCTTCATCCTCGAAGACCCGATGCTCCAGGAGGTACTGGCTCGCGCCGAGAAGGCGCCCCCGGAGATCCAGGGGTTCATCCCGGCCGACTTCGTCGTGCTCGCGGTCATCTGTGCCATCTACGGGCTAGCGGTCTGGCTGTTCCTGGTCGCGATCGACCAGCCCTGGCGCCGGTCGCTGGGCGTCTCGGCGCTTGACTTCCTCCGGGGGTTCGTCGGCCACATCGCCGAGGGGACCCGCGAACTGGAGGAGTTCTTCGAGGAGATCGGCGAGGAGGCGATCGTCCCGGTGACGGTGCTGTCGGTCAGACGCCCCGACGGGACGGAGAAAGCGCGGTTCGTCCTCCCGATGATCCACCCCGGGCCGATGGGCGAGATCGGCGGCGGGAATCTGCCAAAACGGGTGGCAACCGACGCCGAGGGGCTCGCGTTCCCGCCACACGCCACCGCCGGCCACGACTTCAACCTCGTCACCGAACGGGAAGTCGATACGATCCTCTCGGCGGCAGAAGACGCCTACGAGGGGATCGAGTACGACACCGAGGCGACGGTCGGCGAGCGACTCACCGAGGGGGAGGCGACCCTGACCGGCCAGTCGTTCGGCGACGACGCGCTGATCGTCACCACGTACGCGCCCGGCTGTGCAGACGACGTGGACTACGCCGTTGGACTCTCGGCGATGTCCGAAGCCCGAACGGGCGCGATCGAGGACGTGCTCCTGGTCGACGCCCACAACTGCAACGACGGCCTGGAGGGCGAGGACCTGGGCCACGTCGTTCCGGGCAGCCAGCGCTCGTTCGACATGATCCAGGGCGCGGGCCGGCTCGGGGACGTGCTGGGCGACAGCGAACGGGGGGCCCTCCGCTGTGGCGTCGCCTGGGACGAGACGCCCTGGGAGCCCGAGGACGGGATCGGCCCGCTGGGGATCCGCGTCTGTGTCTTCGAGGTCGGCGACCACCGGACCGCCTACGTGCTCGTCGACGGCAACAACATGGAACCGGGGCTCCGGGACGACGTGATCGACGCTATCGACGGGGTCGACGTAGTCGAGGTGATGACAAGTGACACGCACATCGTCAACACCGTCGAGGCCGAGAACCAGGTCGGACAGGCGATCCCCGAGACGGAACTGTCGACACTGATCGCCGACCTCGTCAACCGAGCCATCGAGGACTTAGAACCCGTCGAGGCCGGGATGGCAAGCGAGCGCGCCGCGGTCACGGTCTTCGGGAACGATCGGACCGAGACGCTCGCCTCGACGGCCAACGCGATGGTCTCGCTGGGCGGGGCGCTAGCCGCGGCGTTCATCCTCGCGGTGATGGCCGTCAGCATCCTCGTGTTCATCGCGGCCGGGCTGTGA
- the tuf gene encoding translation elongation factor EF-1 subunit alpha codes for MSEKPHQNLAIIGHVDHGKSTLVGRLLFETGSVPEHVIEQYREEAEEKGKGGFEFAYVMDNLAEERERGLTIDIAHQEFDTDEYYFTIVDTPGHRDFVKNMITGASQADHAVLVVAADDGVQPQTREHVFLSRTLGIEELIVAVNKMDLVDYDEDRFREVVEEVKGLLKQVRFAVDDASFLPISAFEGDNVADHSENTPWYDGQTLLETLNSLPEPEPPTDAPLRLPIQDVYTISGIGTVPVGRVETGTLNTGDTVSFQPSDVAGEVKTIEMHHEEVPRAEPGDNVGFNVRGIGKNDIRRGDVCGPADDPPSVAETFQAQLVVMQHPSVITAGYTPVFHAHTAQVACTIESLDQKLDPASGEVAEENPDFIENGDAAVVTVRPQKPLSIEPASEIPELGSFAVRDMGQTIAAGKVLSVTER; via the coding sequence ATGAGTGAGAAACCACACCAGAACCTGGCCATCATCGGCCACGTCGACCACGGCAAGAGCACGCTCGTCGGGCGTCTGCTCTTCGAAACCGGGTCGGTACCCGAACACGTCATCGAGCAGTACCGCGAGGAAGCCGAGGAGAAGGGCAAGGGCGGCTTCGAGTTCGCCTACGTCATGGACAACCTCGCCGAGGAACGCGAGCGGGGGCTGACCATCGACATCGCCCACCAGGAGTTCGACACCGACGAGTACTACTTCACCATCGTCGACACGCCGGGCCACCGGGACTTCGTGAAGAACATGATCACGGGCGCGAGTCAGGCCGACCACGCGGTCCTGGTCGTCGCCGCCGACGACGGCGTCCAGCCACAGACCCGCGAACACGTCTTCCTCTCGCGGACGCTGGGCATCGAGGAGCTGATCGTCGCGGTCAACAAGATGGATCTCGTCGACTACGACGAGGACCGGTTCCGCGAGGTCGTCGAGGAGGTCAAGGGCCTGCTGAAGCAGGTCCGCTTTGCCGTCGACGACGCGTCGTTCCTCCCCATCTCGGCGTTCGAGGGCGACAACGTCGCCGACCACTCCGAGAACACACCCTGGTACGACGGGCAGACGCTGCTGGAGACGCTGAACAGTCTGCCCGAACCAGAGCCACCGACCGACGCGCCGCTCCGCCTCCCGATCCAGGACGTGTACACCATCTCCGGCATCGGGACGGTCCCGGTCGGTCGCGTCGAGACGGGAACGCTAAACACGGGGGACACCGTCTCGTTCCAGCCCTCGGATGTCGCCGGCGAGGTCAAGACCATCGAGATGCACCACGAGGAGGTCCCGCGGGCCGAGCCCGGCGACAACGTCGGGTTCAACGTCCGCGGGATCGGCAAGAACGACATCCGCCGCGGCGACGTGTGTGGCCCGGCCGACGATCCGCCCTCGGTCGCCGAGACGTTCCAGGCCCAACTCGTCGTGATGCAACACCCCTCGGTCATCACCGCCGGCTACACGCCGGTGTTCCACGCCCACACGGCCCAGGTCGCCTGCACGATCGAATCGCTGGACCAGAAGCTCGATCCAGCGTCGGGCGAGGTCGCCGAAGAGAACCCCGACTTCATCGAGAACGGCGACGCCGCGGTCGTCACCGTCCGCCCGCAGAAACCGCTGAGTATCGAACCGGCCTCGGAGATCCCGGAACTCGGCTCGTTCGCTGTCCGGGACATGGGCCAGACCATCGCGGCCGGGAAGGTCCTCAGCGTCACCGAGCGCTAA
- a CDS encoding DUF192 domain-containing protein has translation MRVVHEPEGVARTLATEVDRAESALEQSRGLMFRRSIPDDYALVFPFDGVGRRFIHMLFVAFPLDVVWLADGEVQATKTMHPWRSVGWASADTVLELPAGAANGVSEGDTVVVE, from the coding sequence ATGCGCGTCGTCCACGAGCCCGAGGGGGTCGCCCGAACGCTTGCGACGGAGGTCGACCGGGCCGAATCGGCCCTCGAACAGTCACGCGGGCTGATGTTCCGGCGGTCGATCCCCGACGACTACGCGCTGGTGTTTCCCTTCGACGGGGTCGGCCGTCGGTTCATCCACATGCTGTTCGTCGCGTTTCCGCTTGACGTGGTCTGGCTGGCCGACGGGGAGGTCCAGGCCACGAAGACGATGCACCCCTGGCGCTCGGTCGGCTGGGCGAGCGCGGATACGGTGCTCGAACTGCCTGCAGGGGCGGCCAACGGCGTCAGCGAGGGCGACACCGTCGTCGTCGAGTGA
- a CDS encoding PAS domain S-box protein, producing the protein MDGGARSVRTAMVRSVDRLTDRKWRIVGAAVLLVPALVVGAVTAIRLGGRSTPTGGQVVAGAALLCLVVPLVAGAHRLLASERGADAVRRLVAWSLAGSLPITALALVVVAYQRAHGVALADPYLVTAWVAGTGAVGGLLTGVYDVRRATERRRSERSRNRLEAIFETSPVALVAIDDGGTVQAWSSGAERLFGWSAAEVRGRQYPLVPEDRTDEFQRHKAWVDAGNVIEGVETKRQRKDGALVDVSVWSAPITDAVDDSVSGHMVALADVTDRRQREQQLAVLERVLRHDIRNTVNVIEGNGAALTEQLDGELGRAATRIVDRARRLGRLGEKAREVTDVLRSSSPDRTVDAVSVLDRERRRLAAEHPDCQFVVDTPEIAPVAGDERLAIAVREVLENAVEHGYHQTPEDIEPAVRVRIGVESDHVVLAVADTGPGIPERERRPLSEGTETALQHGSGIGLWAVFWLVRSLGGEVTIADREPQGAVVTMQLPRASAQRHGPASTD; encoded by the coding sequence ATGGACGGAGGCGCCAGGTCGGTTCGGACAGCGATGGTTCGGTCGGTCGACCGGCTCACGGACCGTAAGTGGCGCATCGTCGGGGCCGCGGTGTTGCTCGTGCCCGCGCTCGTCGTCGGGGCCGTGACGGCGATCAGGCTCGGCGGTCGGTCGACACCTACCGGGGGACAGGTCGTCGCTGGCGCGGCACTGCTCTGTCTTGTCGTCCCACTGGTCGCGGGTGCCCACCGGCTCCTCGCGAGTGAGCGGGGGGCAGACGCGGTCCGACGGCTCGTCGCCTGGTCGCTGGCCGGATCGCTCCCGATCACCGCGCTGGCACTCGTCGTCGTCGCCTACCAGCGCGCACACGGCGTCGCGCTGGCCGACCCGTATCTCGTCACCGCCTGGGTGGCCGGCACCGGCGCGGTCGGCGGGCTGTTGACCGGTGTCTACGATGTCCGTCGCGCGACCGAGCGCCGCCGAAGCGAGCGGTCCCGGAACCGGCTCGAAGCGATCTTCGAGACATCCCCGGTGGCGCTGGTCGCTATCGACGATGGTGGGACGGTCCAGGCGTGGTCCAGCGGTGCGGAGCGGTTGTTCGGCTGGTCGGCGGCGGAGGTCCGGGGCCGCCAGTACCCGCTCGTCCCCGAGGACCGAACCGACGAGTTCCAGCGGCACAAGGCCTGGGTCGACGCGGGGAACGTCATCGAGGGCGTCGAGACGAAACGTCAGCGAAAGGACGGGGCGCTGGTCGACGTGAGCGTCTGGTCGGCACCGATTACCGACGCCGTCGACGATTCGGTCTCCGGACACATGGTCGCGCTCGCGGATGTCACCGACCGCCGACAGCGCGAGCAGCAACTGGCCGTCCTCGAACGGGTCCTGCGTCACGACATCCGAAACACGGTCAACGTCATCGAGGGCAACGGTGCGGCCCTCACGGAGCAACTCGACGGGGAACTCGGGAGGGCAGCCACCCGTATCGTCGACCGCGCCCGACGGCTCGGCCGCCTCGGTGAGAAGGCCCGGGAAGTCACCGATGTCCTGCGCTCTTCCTCGCCCGACCGGACCGTCGACGCGGTCTCGGTGCTCGATCGGGAACGGCGACGCCTCGCGGCGGAGCATCCCGACTGCCAGTTCGTCGTCGATACCCCGGAGATCGCTCCAGTCGCGGGCGACGAGCGGCTCGCGATCGCCGTCCGCGAGGTACTTGAGAACGCCGTCGAACACGGCTACCACCAGACGCCGGAGGACATCGAACCGGCGGTGCGCGTCCGGATCGGCGTCGAGTCGGACCACGTCGTCCTCGCCGTCGCGGACACGGGTCCCGGTATCCCGGAACGGGAGCGACGGCCGCTGAGCGAGGGAACGGAGACGGCGCTCCAGCACGGGAGCGGTATCGGGCTCTGGGCGGTCTTCTGGCTCGTCAGGAGCCTCGGGGGCGAGGTCACGATCGCCGACCGCGAACCACAGGGCGCGGTCGTGACGATGCAACTCCCACGAGCAAGCGCGCAGCGACACGGGCCGGCCAGCACAGATTGA
- a CDS encoding GMP synthase subunit A: protein MTRIAVIDNHGQFTHLEQRALRDMGVDVELVDNTTPPAEIDADGLVLSGGPDMDDIGNCPEYLDLDVPVLGICLGMQLIAAELGGRVGSGEYGGYADVTVEILDEDDPLIGSLYPETRVWASHADEVKAVPDGFERTATSDVCGVEAMSDTDADIYGVQWHPEVAHTEEGEAVFENFLSVCERNAAPRQ from the coding sequence ATGACCCGTATCGCAGTCATCGACAACCACGGCCAGTTCACCCACCTGGAGCAGCGCGCGCTCCGGGACATGGGCGTCGACGTGGAACTCGTCGACAACACGACCCCGCCCGCGGAGATCGACGCCGACGGCCTCGTCCTCTCGGGCGGCCCGGACATGGACGACATCGGTAACTGCCCGGAGTACCTCGATCTGGACGTTCCGGTCCTGGGTATCTGTCTCGGGATGCAACTGATCGCGGCGGAACTGGGCGGCCGTGTCGGCAGCGGCGAGTACGGCGGCTACGCCGACGTGACCGTCGAGATTCTGGACGAGGACGATCCGCTGATCGGTTCGCTGTACCCCGAGACGCGGGTCTGGGCCAGCCACGCCGACGAGGTCAAGGCGGTCCCCGACGGCTTCGAACGGACCGCGACCTCCGATGTCTGTGGCGTCGAGGCGATGAGCGACACCGACGCGGACATCTACGGCGTCCAGTGGCACCCCGAGGTCGCACACACTGAAGAGGGCGAAGCAGTCTTCGAGAACTTCCTGTCGGTCTGTGAGCGCAACGCGGCGCCGCGACAGTAG
- a CDS encoding ATP-binding protein — protein MKTPTVSKGTLGTGYLVAIGVTLTLALLGHAASVLAVGPSGLLVVATGLVPALSLAAANYWLPRSGLEGEQIWTVAEWGGLGVALLTLVNLGILVVGAPSTALVPALLASSVAMGGFVGILVGALLELRRARRRLCQSNAVLNRVLRHNMRNDFNVVLGHLSVLEDQTTGDAAERVDRMATTIDRMISTAEKARQVDAAVAADRDSQAPMDLVPLIEDRVAAIEQDRPAVTVDVTLPETAVAYADWQFETVLDNLLENAVVHAESDPWIGVTAERVGDCVHVHVQDDCPPIEQRELTAFSATNETQLDHASGVGLWLVTWVIESYDGSVWVDRVTDGNVVTLELRAATPLDRFSQTVQNQL, from the coding sequence GTGAAGACCCCGACGGTGTCGAAAGGGACACTCGGGACAGGCTATCTGGTCGCCATCGGCGTGACGCTGACGCTCGCGCTGCTTGGCCACGCGGCGTCTGTCCTCGCCGTTGGACCCTCGGGTCTGCTGGTCGTCGCGACCGGGCTCGTCCCCGCCCTGTCGCTCGCGGCGGCGAACTACTGGCTGCCCCGCAGCGGTCTGGAGGGCGAGCAGATCTGGACGGTCGCCGAGTGGGGCGGACTCGGGGTCGCGCTCCTGACGCTCGTCAACCTCGGTATCCTGGTCGTCGGTGCGCCTTCCACGGCGCTGGTGCCCGCGTTGCTGGCGAGCAGCGTCGCCATGGGCGGGTTCGTCGGGATTCTGGTCGGGGCGTTGCTCGAACTCCGGCGAGCGCGCCGGCGGCTCTGTCAGAGCAACGCCGTCCTCAACCGCGTCCTCAGGCACAACATGCGAAACGACTTCAACGTCGTGCTCGGCCACCTGAGCGTTCTGGAGGACCAGACGACCGGTGACGCCGCCGAGCGCGTCGACCGGATGGCGACGACGATCGACCGGATGATCTCGACCGCCGAGAAGGCACGCCAGGTCGACGCCGCCGTCGCCGCCGACCGCGACTCACAGGCACCGATGGACCTCGTGCCGCTCATCGAGGACCGGGTCGCGGCGATCGAGCAGGACCGACCCGCCGTGACAGTCGACGTGACGCTCCCGGAGACGGCCGTCGCCTACGCCGACTGGCAGTTCGAGACGGTCCTGGACAACCTCCTGGAGAACGCCGTGGTCCACGCGGAGAGCGACCCGTGGATCGGCGTTACCGCCGAACGGGTCGGGGACTGTGTCCACGTCCACGTCCAGGACGACTGTCCACCGATCGAGCAGCGGGAACTGACGGCGTTTTCCGCGACCAACGAGACGCAACTGGATCACGCAAGCGGCGTGGGACTGTGGCTCGTTACCTGGGTGATCGAGAGCTACGACGGCTCGGTGTGGGTCGACCGAGTCACGGACGGCAACGTCGTCACCCTCGAACTGCGGGCCGCGACACCACTTGACCGCTTCTCGCAAACAGTCCAGAACCAGCTTTGA
- a CDS encoding (R)-citramalate synthase, protein MSQNPLFGGHPATRALTDVGEVQFLDTTLRDGEQAPGVSLTPDDKARIARKLDDAEIDVIEAGSACTGPGERETISRVAELDLDATVTSFCRGIQNDIDLALECGVDGINLVVPASDRHVEQKVGTSREENVAATMDLVEYAKDHGLWVEVIGEDGSRADLDYLEELLGSSLEAGADRICWADTVGHATPDRALECVDRLADLGPVSAHTHDDLGLAVMNALVSVAAGADLVHGTINGIGERAGNVALEEVAIALDHGYGVETMDLTEAYDLADLIANRTGIPLAPNKAVVGQNAFTHESGIHTDGTLKDDAMYEPYPPEKVGRERRLALGKHAGRAGVEAALDEHDVEVTDDQLAEIVSRVKEIGDRGKRVTDADLLTIADDVTGQEQDRRVELLGLTAVSGSDTPTASVRLSVDGEERKEASVGSGPVDAAMNAAETALSHAADATLEDYHVDAITGGTDAVVTVEIEMSRGDNHVRVSASDSDITRASVRAMVDAMDRLVADDDERIVADD, encoded by the coding sequence GTGAGTCAGAACCCATTGTTCGGAGGGCACCCAGCGACGCGTGCCCTCACAGATGTCGGTGAGGTACAGTTCCTGGACACGACCCTGCGCGACGGCGAGCAGGCCCCCGGCGTCTCCCTGACGCCCGACGACAAGGCCCGTATCGCCCGCAAGCTCGACGACGCCGAGATCGACGTGATCGAGGCCGGCAGCGCCTGCACCGGTCCCGGCGAGCGCGAGACCATCTCGCGGGTCGCCGAACTCGACCTCGACGCGACGGTGACGAGTTTCTGCCGTGGCATCCAGAACGACATCGACCTCGCCCTGGAGTGTGGCGTCGACGGGATCAACCTCGTCGTCCCCGCCAGCGACAGACACGTCGAGCAGAAGGTCGGGACCTCACGCGAGGAGAACGTCGCCGCGACGATGGACCTCGTCGAGTACGCCAAAGACCACGGCCTCTGGGTCGAGGTCATCGGCGAGGACGGCTCCCGTGCCGACCTGGACTACCTCGAAGAGCTACTCGGGTCGTCCCTGGAGGCCGGCGCCGACCGTATCTGCTGGGCGGATACGGTGGGACACGCGACCCCCGACCGCGCACTGGAGTGTGTCGACCGGCTCGCCGACCTGGGCCCGGTCAGCGCTCACACCCACGACGACCTCGGGCTGGCCGTGATGAACGCGCTGGTCTCCGTGGCCGCCGGCGCCGATCTGGTCCACGGCACGATCAACGGCATCGGCGAGCGGGCCGGCAACGTCGCCTTAGAGGAGGTCGCCATCGCGCTGGACCACGGCTACGGCGTCGAGACGATGGACCTGACCGAGGCCTACGACCTGGCGGACCTGATCGCCAACCGGACCGGCATCCCGCTGGCACCGAACAAGGCCGTCGTCGGCCAGAACGCCTTCACCCACGAGAGCGGCATCCACACCGACGGCACGCTCAAAGACGACGCGATGTACGAACCGTACCCGCCGGAGAAGGTGGGCCGCGAGCGCCGCCTCGCGCTCGGGAAACACGCCGGCCGCGCCGGCGTCGAGGCCGCGCTGGACGAACACGACGTGGAAGTGACCGACGACCAGCTCGCGGAGATCGTCTCCCGCGTCAAGGAGATCGGCGACCGCGGCAAGCGGGTCACCGACGCCGACCTGCTGACCATCGCCGACGACGTGACCGGCCAGGAGCAGGACCGCCGCGTCGAGTTGCTCGGGCTGACGGCCGTCTCCGGTTCGGACACCCCGACCGCGAGCGTCCGGCTCTCGGTCGACGGCGAGGAGCGCAAGGAGGCCTCCGTCGGGTCCGGCCCGGTCGACGCCGCCATGAACGCCGCCGAGACGGCGCTCTCTCACGCCGCCGACGCGACCCTGGAGGACTACCACGTCGACGCGATCACCGGCGGGACCGACGCCGTCGTCACCGTCGAGATCGAGATGTCGCGCGGCGACAACCACGTCCGCGTCTCGGCCAGCGACTCGGACATCACCCGCGCGTCGGTGCGGGCGATGGTCGACGCGATGGACCGGCTCGTCGCCGACGACGACGAGCGGATCGTTGCCGACGACTGA